A DNA window from Camelina sativa cultivar DH55 chromosome 17, Cs, whole genome shotgun sequence contains the following coding sequences:
- the LOC104756938 gene encoding mediator of RNA polymerase II transcription subunit 25 isoform X2 has translation MMFPPPSGQAQPSNDLKRHCILITASNPHTLPTPVYRPRVQNVERNDNGDAQSESRLSDAETVASYFAKCSVSLSVVCPKQLPKIRALYNAGKLNPQSADLSMDTVKNPFYLVLISENFVEARAALSHSATNLPQTQSPVKVDRATVAPSLPVTGQPPAPVTSANGPILNRQPVSVGPVPTATVKVEPSTVTSMAPVPSFPHIPSVARPATQAIPSIQTSSASPVSQDMVTNAENAPDIKPVVVSGMTPPLRAGPSGGANVNLLNNLSQVRQVMSSAALAGAASSVGQSAVAMHMSNMISTGMATSLPPSQTVFSSGQQGIASMASSGALMGSAQTGQSPGTNNAFSPQTTSNVTSNLGVSQPMQGMSQGSHSGPQMMQGGISMNQNMMSGLGQGNVSSGTGGMMPTPGVAQQTQSAIQQLGGNNSSASNMQLSQPSSGALQTSQSKYVKVWEGNLSGQRQGQPVLITRLEGYRSASASDTLAANWPPTMQIVRLISQDHMNNKQYVGKADFLVFRAMSQHGFLGQLQDKKLCAVIQLPSQTLLLSVSDKACRLIGMLFPGDMVVFKPQIPNQQQQQQQQLQQQQQIHQQQQQQQQHHQQQQMPQLQQQQQQHQQQQMPQLQQQQQHQLSQLQHHQQQQQQQQQQQQQHQLTQLQHHHQQQTSPLNQMQQQTSPLNQMQQQQQPQQMVMGGQAFAQGPGRSQQSGSGQPNMPGAGFMG, from the exons ATG ATGTTTCCTCCTCCTTCCGGCCAAGCTCAACCAAGTAATGATCTTAAAAGGCACTGTATCCTAATCACAGCCAGCAACCCTCACACATTGCCGACACCTGTATATCGTCCACGAGTGCAAAATGTGGAACGGAATGACAATGGTGATGCACAATCTGAAAGTCGTTTATCAGATGCTGAGACAGTTGCTTCATATTTTGCTAAG tgttctgtttctttgtctgTTGTGTGTCCAAAGCAGCTTCCCAAGATTAGAGCACTATACAATGCG GGAAAGCTCAATCCACAAAGTGCGGACTTGTCAATGGATACGGTTAAAAACCCATTCTATCTTGTCCTGATCTCAGAGAATTTTGTGGAGGCACGTGCTGCCTTAAGTCATTCTGCTACAAATTTGCCACAGACCCAGAGTCCTGTGAAAGTGGACAGGGCCACTGTTGCTCCATCTCTTCCAGTCACTGGCCAACCTCCAGCTCCTGTGACATCAG CCAATGGACCTATTTTGAATCGGCAACCAGTTTCTGTTGGACCAGTTCCAACTGCTACTGTGAAAGTT GAGCCTAGCACTGTAACTTCTATGGCACCAGTTCCAAGTTTTCCCCATATCCCGTCTGTTGCTCGGCCTGCTACACAAGCAATTCCTTCAATTCAAACATCTTCAGCATCACCAGTTTCCCAAGATATGGTCACCAACGCCGAGAATGCACCAGATATTAAGCCTGTGGTGGTGAGTGGAATGACGCCACCATTGCGTGCTGGTCCTTCTGGTGGAGCCAATGTAAATCTGCTTAATAATCTTTCTCAAGTGCGACAAGTCATGAGCTCTGCAGCTCTGGCAGGTGCAGCCTCCTCGGTTGGGCAAAGTGCGGTTGCAATGCATATGTCAAATATGATATCAACAGGAATGGCTACATCTTTGCCTCCTTCACAAACTGTGTTTTCATCTGGACAGCAGGGAATTGCTTCAATGGCTAGTTCGGGTGCACTAATGGGATCTGCACAAACAGGACAAAGCCCGGGTACTAATAATGCCTTTAGTCCTCAAACAACGTCAAACGTTACTTCAAACCTTGGTGTTTCACAACCGATGCAAGGGATGAGCCAAGGAAGTCATTCTGGACCACAAATGATGCAAGGTGGAATTTCCATGAACCAGAACATGATGAGTGGTCTCGGTCAAGGAAATGTCTCGTCTGGAACAGGGGGAATGATGCCTACTCCAGGAGTTGCCCAACAAACGCAATCAGCAATACAACAACTTGGTGGCAATAACAGTTCAGCTTCTAATATGCAGTTGTCACAGCCATCGTCTGGGGCTCTGCAGACTTCACAATCCAAATATGTAAAAGTCTGGGAG GGAAATTTATCTGGTCAAAGACAAGGGCAGCCTGTTCTTATCACCAGACTTGAG GGTTACCGAAGTGCTTCTGCCTCTGATAC GTTGGCAGCAAATTGGCCACCAACGATGCAGATTGTTCGTCTCATATCCCAGGATCATATGAATAACAA GCAATATGTTGGCAAAGCTGACTTCCTTGTGTTTCGGGCCATGAGTCAACATGGGTTCTTAGGACAACTTCAGGATAAGAAGCTT TGTGCAGTTATCCAGTTGCCATCACAGACGCTCCTGCTCTCTGTCTCTGACAAGGCTTGCCGCTTGATAGGAATGCTTTTTCCAGGG GATATGGTTGTGTTTAAACCACAAATTCCaaatcagcagcagcagcagcaacaacagctccaacaacaacagcagatccaccagcagcagcaacaacaacaacaacaccaccaaCAGCAACAGATGCCACAActccagcaacaacaacaacagcaccAGCAGCAACAGATGCCACAActccagcagcagcagcagcatcaatTGTCGCAGCTCCAACatcatcagcaacaacaacaacagcagcagcagcaacagcagcagcatcaGTTGACACAGCTTCAACACCATCATCAGCAGCAGACATCGCCGCTGAACCAGATGCAGCAACAGACTTCGCCACTGAATCagatgcagcagcagcagcagcctcAACAGATGGTAATGGGTGGTCAAGCTTTTGCTCAAGGCCCAGGTAGATCACAACAAAGTGGTTCAGGGCAGCCTAACATGCCAGGAGCTGGCTTCATGGGATAA
- the LOC104756938 gene encoding mediator of RNA polymerase II transcription subunit 25 isoform X1, with amino-acid sequence MSSSEVKQLIVVAEGTAALGPYWQTIVSDYLHKIIRSFCGSEVNGERNPASTVELSLVIFNSHGSYCACLVQRSGWTRDVDIFLHWLSSIQFGGGGFNEVATAEGLAEALMMFPPPSGQAQPSNDLKRHCILITASNPHTLPTPVYRPRVQNVERNDNGDAQSESRLSDAETVASYFAKCSVSLSVVCPKQLPKIRALYNAGKLNPQSADLSMDTVKNPFYLVLISENFVEARAALSHSATNLPQTQSPVKVDRATVAPSLPVTGQPPAPVTSANGPILNRQPVSVGPVPTATVKVEPSTVTSMAPVPSFPHIPSVARPATQAIPSIQTSSASPVSQDMVTNAENAPDIKPVVVSGMTPPLRAGPSGGANVNLLNNLSQVRQVMSSAALAGAASSVGQSAVAMHMSNMISTGMATSLPPSQTVFSSGQQGIASMASSGALMGSAQTGQSPGTNNAFSPQTTSNVTSNLGVSQPMQGMSQGSHSGPQMMQGGISMNQNMMSGLGQGNVSSGTGGMMPTPGVAQQTQSAIQQLGGNNSSASNMQLSQPSSGALQTSQSKYVKVWEGNLSGQRQGQPVLITRLEGYRSASASDTLAANWPPTMQIVRLISQDHMNNKQYVGKADFLVFRAMSQHGFLGQLQDKKLCAVIQLPSQTLLLSVSDKACRLIGMLFPGDMVVFKPQIPNQQQQQQQQLQQQQQIHQQQQQQQQHHQQQQMPQLQQQQQQHQQQQMPQLQQQQQHQLSQLQHHQQQQQQQQQQQQQHQLTQLQHHHQQQTSPLNQMQQQTSPLNQMQQQQQPQQMVMGGQAFAQGPGRSQQSGSGQPNMPGAGFMG; translated from the exons ATGTCGTCGTCGGAGGTGAAACAGCTGATCGTCGTTGCTGAAGGTACCGCCGCGTTGGGTCCTTATTGGCAAACCATCGTCTCCGACTATCTCCACAAAATCATCAG GTCTTTTTGTGGCAGTGAGGTAAATGGAGAG AGGAACCCTGCTTCTACTGTTGAGCTATCACTGGTGATCTTCAATTCTCATGGCTCATACTGCG CTTGCTTGGTACAACGGAGTGGCTGGACAAGAGATGTTGATATTTTCTTGCATTGGCTTTCGTCCATACaatttggtggtggtggtttcaATGAAGTTGCTACAGCCGAAGGGCTTGCCGAAGCATTGATG ATGTTTCCTCCTCCTTCCGGCCAAGCTCAACCAAGTAATGATCTTAAAAGGCACTGTATCCTAATCACAGCCAGCAACCCTCACACATTGCCGACACCTGTATATCGTCCACGAGTGCAAAATGTGGAACGGAATGACAATGGTGATGCACAATCTGAAAGTCGTTTATCAGATGCTGAGACAGTTGCTTCATATTTTGCTAAG tgttctgtttctttgtctgTTGTGTGTCCAAAGCAGCTTCCCAAGATTAGAGCACTATACAATGCG GGAAAGCTCAATCCACAAAGTGCGGACTTGTCAATGGATACGGTTAAAAACCCATTCTATCTTGTCCTGATCTCAGAGAATTTTGTGGAGGCACGTGCTGCCTTAAGTCATTCTGCTACAAATTTGCCACAGACCCAGAGTCCTGTGAAAGTGGACAGGGCCACTGTTGCTCCATCTCTTCCAGTCACTGGCCAACCTCCAGCTCCTGTGACATCAG CCAATGGACCTATTTTGAATCGGCAACCAGTTTCTGTTGGACCAGTTCCAACTGCTACTGTGAAAGTT GAGCCTAGCACTGTAACTTCTATGGCACCAGTTCCAAGTTTTCCCCATATCCCGTCTGTTGCTCGGCCTGCTACACAAGCAATTCCTTCAATTCAAACATCTTCAGCATCACCAGTTTCCCAAGATATGGTCACCAACGCCGAGAATGCACCAGATATTAAGCCTGTGGTGGTGAGTGGAATGACGCCACCATTGCGTGCTGGTCCTTCTGGTGGAGCCAATGTAAATCTGCTTAATAATCTTTCTCAAGTGCGACAAGTCATGAGCTCTGCAGCTCTGGCAGGTGCAGCCTCCTCGGTTGGGCAAAGTGCGGTTGCAATGCATATGTCAAATATGATATCAACAGGAATGGCTACATCTTTGCCTCCTTCACAAACTGTGTTTTCATCTGGACAGCAGGGAATTGCTTCAATGGCTAGTTCGGGTGCACTAATGGGATCTGCACAAACAGGACAAAGCCCGGGTACTAATAATGCCTTTAGTCCTCAAACAACGTCAAACGTTACTTCAAACCTTGGTGTTTCACAACCGATGCAAGGGATGAGCCAAGGAAGTCATTCTGGACCACAAATGATGCAAGGTGGAATTTCCATGAACCAGAACATGATGAGTGGTCTCGGTCAAGGAAATGTCTCGTCTGGAACAGGGGGAATGATGCCTACTCCAGGAGTTGCCCAACAAACGCAATCAGCAATACAACAACTTGGTGGCAATAACAGTTCAGCTTCTAATATGCAGTTGTCACAGCCATCGTCTGGGGCTCTGCAGACTTCACAATCCAAATATGTAAAAGTCTGGGAG GGAAATTTATCTGGTCAAAGACAAGGGCAGCCTGTTCTTATCACCAGACTTGAG GGTTACCGAAGTGCTTCTGCCTCTGATAC GTTGGCAGCAAATTGGCCACCAACGATGCAGATTGTTCGTCTCATATCCCAGGATCATATGAATAACAA GCAATATGTTGGCAAAGCTGACTTCCTTGTGTTTCGGGCCATGAGTCAACATGGGTTCTTAGGACAACTTCAGGATAAGAAGCTT TGTGCAGTTATCCAGTTGCCATCACAGACGCTCCTGCTCTCTGTCTCTGACAAGGCTTGCCGCTTGATAGGAATGCTTTTTCCAGGG GATATGGTTGTGTTTAAACCACAAATTCCaaatcagcagcagcagcagcaacaacagctccaacaacaacagcagatccaccagcagcagcaacaacaacaacaacaccaccaaCAGCAACAGATGCCACAActccagcaacaacaacaacagcaccAGCAGCAACAGATGCCACAActccagcagcagcagcagcatcaatTGTCGCAGCTCCAACatcatcagcaacaacaacaacagcagcagcagcaacagcagcagcatcaGTTGACACAGCTTCAACACCATCATCAGCAGCAGACATCGCCGCTGAACCAGATGCAGCAACAGACTTCGCCACTGAATCagatgcagcagcagcagcagcctcAACAGATGGTAATGGGTGGTCAAGCTTTTGCTCAAGGCCCAGGTAGATCACAACAAAGTGGTTCAGGGCAGCCTAACATGCCAGGAGCTGGCTTCATGGGATAA
- the LOC104756939 gene encoding myb family transcription factor EFM-like, with protein sequence MDDYTHKMKRCHEYVEALEEEHKKILVFQRELPLCLELVTQAIESCRKELSGSSSMSEHVRSPSECSERTTSECGGGGAAVFEEFIPIKWSSSSSSDHENDKDGADEKKMKMNNESNGDKKKSDWLRSVQLWNQSPDPQPKEDDHQVINKKAAAAVIEVKRNNAGAFQPFQKEKPNKANDHSPQPLKTISPTPTTTSSSTAETVGGKSEFEQLKQSHSNRKQRRCWSPELHRRFLHALQQLGGSHVATPKQIRDLMKVDGLTNDEVKSHLQKYRLHTRRPATPSSTNGGENPQQQQQRQFMVVEGIWVPSSHDRATNTRVYAPIATQPPPQSSPSGERSSSHRCKSPATSSSTHTQHLLPLS encoded by the exons ATGGACGATTACACCCACAAAATGAAGAGATGTCATGAATATGTTGAAGCCCTTGAAGAAGAACATAAAAAGATTCTTGTCTTTCAGCGTGAGCTTCCTCTCTGTTTAGAGCTTGTTACCCAAG cgATCGAGTCCTGTCGGAAAGAGCTATCGGGATCGTCGTCTATGTCCGAACATGTTCGTAGCCCATCAGAATGTTCTGAGCGGACTACGAGCGAGTGCGGCGGTGGTGGTGCTGCCGTGTTTGAAGAGTTCATCCCTATCAAGTGGAGTTCATCTTCATCGTCTGATCATGAAAACGATAAAGATGGAGCTgacgagaagaagatgaagatgaacaaTGAAAGTAACGGTGATAAGAAGAAATCAGATTGGCTTAGATCTGTTCAGCTATGGAACCAGTCGCCAGATCCACAACCTAAAGAGGATGATCATCAAGTCATTAACAAGAAGGCCGCTGCGGCTGTCATTGAGGTCAAACGCAACAACGCCGGTGCTTTTCAACCGTTTCAAAAAGAGAAACCTAATAAGGCTAATGATCATTCTCCTCAACCGCTAAAAACAATCAGCCCGACGCCTACGACGACATCTAGCTCCACGGCCGAAACAGTCGGAGGTAAAAGCGAGTTTGAGCAGCTAAAACAATCTCATTCCAATAGGAAACAAAGACGTTGCTGGTCACCGGAGTTACACAGGAGATTCTTGCACGCGCTTCAGCAGTTAGGAGGATCACATG TTGCTACACCTAAGCAGATTAGAGATCTCATGAAGGTCGATGGTTTAACCAATGACGAAGTAAAAAGCCATTTACAG AAATATAGATTGCACACAAGAAGACCAGCTACTCCGTCATCAACCAACGGGGGAGAAaatccacaacaacaacaacaacggcaGTTCATGGTAGTGGAAGGCATTTGGGTGCCGTCGTCGCATGATCGTGCTACGAATACAAGAGTTTACGCTCCTATAGCTACACAACCACCTCCGCAATCTTCACCGTCGGGAGAGAGAAGTAGCAGCCATCGTTGCAAATCGCCGGCAACGTCTTCttcaacacacacacaacaccttcttcctctttcctaA